In Xylanibacter ruminicola 23, a single genomic region encodes these proteins:
- the purL gene encoding phosphoribosylformylglycinamidine synthase has translation MIRFFQTPQKSVIATEVDHVLSEQEIKELNWLYGDATLLDAEQLEGYYVGPRREMVTPWSTNAVEITQNMGLSGISRIEEYFAVDSKDAEHDEMLQRMYNGLNQDIFTINIKPEPIKYVDNLEEYNEQEGLALSPEEIEYLHGLEKKNGRPLTDSEIFGFAQINSEHCRHKIFGGTFIIDGKEMESSLFAMIKKTTQENPNKILSAYKDNVAFAQGPVVEQFAPKDQSTSDYFQVKDIESVISLKAETHNFPTTVEPFNGAATGTGGEIRDRMGGGVGSWPIAGTAVYMTAYPRLTDDDKLTRDWEDILPVRQWLYQTPEQILIKASNGASDFGNKFGQPLICGSVLTFEHQEPNDTKYAYDKVIMLAGGVGYGTKRDCLKKEPQKGNKVVVVGGDNYRIGLGGGSVSSVDTGRYSNGIELNAVQRANPEMQKRAYNLVRALCEEDVNPVVSIHDHGSAGHLNCLSELVEECGGEIDMTKLPIGDKTLSSKEIIANESQERMGLLIDEKHIEHVRKIAERERAPLYVVGETTGDAHFSFKQGDGVKPFDLDVAQMFGHSPKTIMKDNTVERHYADVTYSQDKINEYLDRVLQLEAVACKDWLTNKVDRSVTGKIARQQCQGEIQLPLSDCGVVALDYRGVKGIATALGHAPQAGLADPAAGSVLSVAEALTNIVWAPLAEGMDSLSLSANWMWPCRSQEGEDARLYAGVKALSDFCCDLHINVPTGKDSLSLSQQYPNGEKIISPGTVIVSAGGEVSDIKKVVSPVLVNDKNASLYHIDFSFDEQRLGGSAFAQSLGKVGDDVPTVKNAEYFADAFMAVQEMINRGWIMAGHDISAGGLITTLLEMCFANTKGGMHINLHEICADGDVVKTLFAENPGVVIEVSDDYKQEFKDFMEEQGVGYAKIGYPVEDARTIVVKAGDAEQTFDIDALRDTWYKTSYLLDRKQSFNGKAAERFANYKKQPIEMQFNKDFTGKLALYGISADRRQASGIKAAIIREKGTNGEREMAYCLYLAGFDVKDVMMTDLISGRETLEDINMIVFCGGFSNSDVLGSAKGWAGAFLFNPKAKEALDKFYARENTLSLGICNGCQLMVELGLTGAKGAKMLHNDSHKFESEFISLSIPQNNSVMFGSLSGNKLGLWVAHGEGKFSLPEAESAYNVIAKYNYAGYPANPNGSDYNVAGICSADGRHLCMMPHLERAVFPWQNAWYPADRRQDEVTPWIEAFVNARKWVEAHK, from the coding sequence ATGATACGCTTCTTTCAGACCCCACAGAAATCGGTGATCGCCACGGAGGTTGATCACGTACTGAGTGAACAGGAAATCAAGGAATTAAACTGGCTTTATGGTGATGCCACGCTATTAGATGCAGAGCAGCTGGAGGGCTACTATGTTGGTCCACGCCGCGAGATGGTAACACCATGGAGTACAAATGCCGTTGAGATTACACAGAATATGGGCCTCAGCGGCATTTCTCGTATAGAGGAATATTTTGCCGTAGACTCAAAGGATGCTGAGCACGACGAGATGTTGCAGCGTATGTATAATGGCCTGAATCAGGACATTTTTACCATCAACATCAAGCCAGAGCCAATTAAGTATGTGGATAATCTGGAGGAATATAACGAGCAGGAAGGTCTGGCTCTTAGTCCAGAGGAGATTGAATATCTGCACGGACTGGAGAAGAAGAACGGACGTCCATTGACCGATTCAGAGATCTTCGGTTTTGCCCAGATCAACTCTGAGCACTGCCGTCATAAGATCTTTGGCGGAACCTTTATCATTGACGGTAAGGAGATGGAGTCAAGCCTCTTTGCAATGATTAAGAAGACTACACAGGAGAATCCTAACAAGATTCTTTCGGCTTATAAGGATAATGTAGCTTTTGCGCAGGGGCCTGTGGTTGAGCAGTTCGCTCCAAAGGATCAGAGTACTAGCGACTACTTCCAGGTAAAAGATATCGAGAGTGTTATCTCTCTGAAGGCTGAGACACACAACTTCCCCACAACCGTAGAGCCATTCAATGGTGCTGCTACAGGTACTGGTGGTGAAATCCGCGACCGTATGGGTGGTGGTGTTGGTTCATGGCCTATCGCTGGTACAGCTGTTTATATGACCGCTTATCCACGTTTGACCGACGATGACAAGCTGACTCGCGACTGGGAGGATATTCTTCCCGTTCGTCAGTGGTTGTATCAGACACCAGAGCAGATTTTGATTAAGGCCTCGAATGGCGCTTCTGACTTCGGAAATAAGTTCGGTCAGCCGCTGATCTGCGGTTCTGTACTCACCTTCGAGCACCAGGAGCCAAACGATACCAAGTATGCTTACGATAAGGTTATCATGCTGGCTGGTGGTGTTGGTTATGGTACTAAGCGTGACTGCCTGAAGAAAGAGCCTCAGAAGGGTAACAAGGTGGTAGTAGTAGGTGGTGATAACTACCGTATCGGTCTTGGTGGTGGCTCTGTATCATCAGTTGATACTGGTCGCTACAGCAATGGTATCGAGTTGAACGCTGTTCAGCGCGCTAACCCTGAGATGCAGAAGCGCGCCTATAACCTGGTTCGTGCTCTCTGTGAGGAGGATGTGAACCCCGTTGTTTCAATTCACGACCATGGTTCAGCCGGTCACCTCAACTGTCTCTCTGAGCTTGTTGAGGAGTGCGGTGGTGAGATTGATATGACTAAACTGCCTATTGGCGACAAGACTCTGAGTTCTAAGGAGATCATTGCTAACGAGAGTCAGGAGCGTATGGGACTGCTCATCGATGAGAAGCATATCGAACATGTACGTAAGATTGCTGAGCGCGAGCGTGCTCCACTGTATGTAGTAGGTGAAACTACTGGCGATGCTCACTTCTCGTTCAAGCAGGGCGATGGTGTGAAACCATTCGATTTGGATGTGGCTCAGATGTTCGGTCACTCACCAAAGACTATTATGAAGGATAATACTGTAGAACGCCACTATGCTGACGTAACCTACAGTCAGGATAAGATTAACGAGTACCTCGACCGCGTGCTCCAGCTTGAGGCTGTGGCTTGTAAGGATTGGTTGACTAACAAGGTCGACCGTTCGGTTACAGGTAAGATTGCACGTCAGCAGTGTCAGGGTGAGATTCAGTTGCCTCTGAGCGACTGTGGTGTTGTTGCCCTCGACTATCGTGGTGTTAAGGGTATCGCCACAGCGCTTGGTCATGCACCTCAGGCTGGTCTGGCTGATCCTGCTGCTGGTTCTGTACTCTCTGTTGCTGAGGCACTGACCAACATCGTTTGGGCTCCTCTGGCTGAGGGAATGGATTCGCTGAGCCTCTCTGCTAACTGGATGTGGCCTTGCCGCTCTCAGGAGGGTGAGGATGCTCGCTTGTATGCTGGTGTTAAAGCTCTGAGCGATTTCTGCTGCGACCTGCACATCAACGTACCAACAGGTAAGGACTCGCTGTCACTCTCTCAGCAGTATCCTAATGGCGAGAAGATTATCTCTCCAGGAACAGTGATTGTATCAGCTGGTGGTGAGGTTTCTGACATTAAGAAAGTTGTATCGCCTGTATTGGTTAACGATAAGAATGCGTCACTCTATCATATCGACTTCTCGTTCGACGAGCAGCGCCTTGGTGGTTCGGCCTTTGCCCAGAGCTTAGGTAAGGTAGGCGACGATGTTCCTACTGTTAAGAATGCCGAGTATTTTGCCGATGCCTTCATGGCCGTTCAGGAGATGATTAATCGTGGTTGGATTATGGCTGGTCACGATATCTCAGCCGGTGGTTTGATTACCACTCTGCTCGAGATGTGCTTTGCCAACACTAAGGGTGGTATGCATATCAACCTGCACGAGATTTGTGCCGATGGCGATGTTGTTAAGACTCTCTTCGCTGAGAACCCAGGTGTAGTTATCGAGGTAAGCGATGACTACAAGCAGGAGTTCAAGGACTTCATGGAGGAGCAGGGCGTTGGCTATGCTAAGATTGGTTATCCTGTTGAGGATGCCCGCACTATTGTTGTGAAGGCTGGTGATGCAGAGCAGACATTCGACATCGATGCTCTCCGTGATACATGGTATAAGACTTCTTATTTGCTCGATCGCAAGCAGAGCTTCAATGGCAAGGCTGCTGAGCGCTTCGCTAACTATAAGAAGCAGCCTATCGAGATGCAGTTTAATAAGGACTTCACTGGTAAGTTGGCTCTGTATGGAATCTCAGCCGATCGCCGTCAGGCTTCTGGCATCAAGGCTGCCATCATCCGTGAGAAGGGAACCAACGGTGAACGTGAGATGGCTTACTGCTTGTATCTGGCTGGTTTTGATGTAAAGGATGTGATGATGACCGACCTGATTTCTGGTCGCGAGACACTCGAGGACATCAATATGATTGTATTCTGTGGTGGATTCTCTAACTCCGACGTACTTGGTTCGGCTAAGGGTTGGGCTGGTGCCTTCCTCTTCAATCCTAAGGCTAAGGAGGCTCTCGATAAGTTCTATGCTCGCGAGAATACTCTGTCGCTGGGTATCTGTAACGGTTGTCAGTTGATGGTAGAACTCGGTCTCACAGGTGCTAAGGGTGCTAAGATGCTGCACAACGACTCTCATAAGTTCGAGAGTGAGTTCATCAGCCTGAGCATTCCTCAGAACAACAGCGTGATGTTTGGCTCACTGAGTGGCAACAAACTTGGTCTTTGGGTAGCTCATGGCGAGGGTAAGTTCTCACTGCCAGAGGCTGAGAGCGCTTACAATGTGATTGCTAAGTACAACTATGCTGGCTATCCCGCTAATCCTAACGGATCCGACTATAATGTAGCTGGTATCTGCTCAGCCGATGGTCGTCATCTCTGCATGATGCCTCACTTAGAGCGAGCCGTATTCCCATGGCAGAACGCCTGGTATCCTGCCGATCGTCGTCAGGACGAGGTTACTCCATGGATTGAGGCCTTCGTCAATGCACGTAAATGGGTGGAGGCTCACAAGTAA
- a CDS encoding chromate transporter produces the protein MNIYWDSFKTFFHIGIFTLGGGYAMIPLIEEEVVNKKKWVTKDEMLDLIAIAQSCPGVFAINIATFIGYKLRKTRGAICTTLGTALPSFLIILAIAMFFSQFKDNKVVAAMFRGIRPAVVALIAVPTFNLGKRAKLNWYTIWIPIACALAIWALGVSPIYIIMIAAVGGYIYGRINKTSCNS, from the coding sequence ATGAATATATATTGGGATTCTTTTAAGACCTTCTTTCACATTGGCATATTCACCCTTGGCGGTGGATATGCCATGATACCTTTGATAGAGGAAGAAGTTGTGAACAAGAAGAAGTGGGTAACCAAGGACGAGATGCTCGATTTGATAGCTATCGCCCAGAGTTGCCCTGGCGTGTTTGCCATCAACATCGCAACCTTTATTGGTTATAAGCTGCGCAAAACACGTGGAGCCATCTGTACCACGCTTGGAACGGCTTTGCCTTCGTTCCTGATTATTCTGGCGATTGCCATGTTCTTCAGCCAGTTTAAGGATAATAAGGTGGTGGCAGCAATGTTCCGTGGCATCCGTCCGGCAGTGGTGGCTCTGATAGCTGTACCTACATTTAATTTGGGTAAACGTGCCAAACTCAACTGGTACACCATCTGGATTCCCATCGCCTGCGCCCTGGCTATCTGGGCTTTAGGTGTTTCACCTATTTATATTATTATGATAGCTGCTGTTGGAGGTTATATCTACGGCAGAATAAATAAGACATCGTGTAATTCGTGA
- a CDS encoding chromate transporter, translating to MIFVSLFITFFEIGLFGFGGGYGMLSLIQHETVEAHHWLSTSEFTDIVAISQMTPGPIGINSATYCGYTAIHNAGYGHLVSILGSATATFALVLPSLILMILISKMFMKYMNTSLVQSIFTGLRPAVVGLLAAATLLLCNTENFSTPIENPWQFGISCALFVATAFGTGYLKINPIRMICYAAFAGLLLLY from the coding sequence ATGATTTTCGTTAGTTTATTTATCACATTTTTCGAGATAGGTCTTTTTGGCTTTGGTGGAGGTTATGGTATGCTTTCACTCATTCAGCACGAAACGGTCGAGGCACATCATTGGCTCTCAACATCAGAATTTACCGATATTGTTGCCATCTCTCAGATGACACCTGGTCCTATTGGTATCAACTCGGCCACTTATTGTGGTTATACTGCCATTCATAATGCGGGTTATGGTCATCTGGTTTCTATTTTGGGTTCTGCCACAGCTACCTTTGCTTTGGTGTTGCCATCGCTTATCCTGATGATACTTATCAGTAAGATGTTTATGAAGTATATGAACACATCGCTGGTACAGTCGATTTTTACAGGTTTGCGCCCTGCTGTTGTGGGGCTGTTGGCAGCTGCCACCCTGTTGCTTTGCAACACCGAGAACTTCTCTACACCTATCGAGAATCCTTGGCAGTTTGGTATCAGTTGCGCCCTTTTTGTGGCTACCGCTTTTGGTACAGGTTATCTTAAAATCAATCCCATCCGCATGATCTGCTATGCTGCATTTGCGGGGTTATTGTTGCTGTACTAA
- a CDS encoding LacI family DNA-binding transcriptional regulator — protein sequence MEEKAPMTMKDIAREFGISVATVSRALKDSPRISEERRRAIQQFAREHNFYPNAIGEALRHSRVMPQRVIGVIVPEFTHYYFSSILTGIEEAAAARGYRIMVALSGEQYEREAQICDNFHRFKVCGVIVSQAKDTKNYDHYQKLIDAGVPIVFYDRICTGVNASRVVVDDYMGAMNAVNYLIESGCKRIAFYGGPLQLEISKNRFNGYKDALLSHGMQIDESIVQVCDNRAEAEELTPKLMAMDNPPDGYFAVNDDTAIGVLYTVKHAGFKVPEEVQICGFTNGQRAVACDPMLTTVEQRGHRVGEEAATILMDKVEGLSPLDKVEKHVVKTRLVVRGTTK from the coding sequence ATGGAAGAAAAGGCGCCAATGACAATGAAGGATATCGCACGGGAGTTTGGTATTTCCGTGGCTACCGTGTCGCGTGCACTCAAGGATTCACCCCGTATCAGCGAAGAGCGTCGCAGGGCTATCCAGCAGTTTGCACGCGAGCATAACTTCTATCCTAATGCCATTGGCGAGGCTCTTCGCCATAGTCGTGTTATGCCCCAACGTGTTATTGGTGTAATAGTACCAGAGTTCACGCATTATTATTTCTCGTCCATCCTTACAGGTATCGAGGAGGCTGCTGCTGCCCGTGGCTATCGTATCATGGTGGCGCTTAGTGGCGAACAGTACGAGCGTGAGGCACAGATATGTGATAACTTCCATCGCTTTAAGGTGTGCGGTGTTATTGTGTCGCAAGCCAAGGATACCAAGAACTACGATCACTATCAGAAGTTGATTGATGCAGGTGTGCCCATCGTGTTTTACGATAGAATATGCACGGGTGTAAACGCCAGTCGTGTGGTTGTTGATGACTATATGGGTGCCATGAACGCCGTTAATTACCTGATAGAGTCGGGCTGCAAACGTATTGCTTTCTATGGCGGTCCGCTTCAGCTCGAGATATCCAAGAACCGTTTTAATGGTTATAAGGATGCCTTGTTGAGTCATGGTATGCAGATTGATGAGAGTATTGTGCAGGTGTGCGATAATCGTGCCGAAGCCGAGGAACTTACACCTAAACTGATGGCGATGGATAATCCGCCGGATGGTTATTTTGCAGTGAATGACGATACGGCTATCGGTGTGCTCTATACCGTTAAGCATGCAGGCTTCAAAGTGCCAGAGGAAGTGCAGATATGTGGCTTTACTAACGGACAGCGTGCTGTGGCCTGCGACCCGATGCTGACTACCGTTGAGCAGCGTGGTCATCGTGTAGGCGAGGAGGCTGCTACCATTCTGATGGATAAGGTCGAAGGTCTGTCGCCACTCGATAAGGTAGAGAAACACGTGGTTAAAACCCGTCTCGTTGTACGAGGAACAACCAAATAA
- a CDS encoding MFS transporter, translated as MKQKPDLSFWKLWNLSFGFFGVQIAYALQSANISRIFRTLGADPHSLSFFWILPPLMGILVQPIVGTLSDRTWTRFGRRIPYLFIGALTAVAVMCLLPNAGSLGLSISMVMIFGLLMLMLLDTSINMAMQPFKMMVGDMVNEEQKGKAYSIQSFLCNAGSVVGFLFPFIFAWIGLKNVAPEGVVPDTVIWSFYIGAAILILCVIYTTLKVKEWTPEEYAEYNPVSNEKEDSGNWFVLLKNAPSAFWRIGLVQFFSWAAFLYMWTYVVDAVSITVWDTADSASEAYQVAGNWTGVLYAIQAMSSVAWAALIPRFKSIKLAYAVSMALGGLGFALIPFCPGQYLQIVPFLFIGCAWAAQLACPFTLVTNALQGYGHMGAYLGLFNGTICVPQIVAALLGGSILTLVGSNQAYMMIVSGILLFAGACAVFNIKTKK; from the coding sequence ATGAAACAAAAACCTGATTTGTCTTTTTGGAAATTGTGGAATCTGAGTTTCGGATTCTTTGGCGTGCAGATTGCTTATGCTCTGCAGAGTGCTAATATTTCACGTATCTTCCGCACGTTAGGTGCCGATCCTCACTCTCTGAGTTTCTTCTGGATATTACCCCCGTTGATGGGTATTCTGGTGCAGCCTATCGTGGGTACGCTGAGCGATAGAACTTGGACCCGTTTCGGTCGTCGTATACCTTATCTGTTTATTGGTGCCTTGACTGCTGTAGCAGTAATGTGTCTGTTGCCAAATGCTGGTTCGCTAGGTCTTAGCATCTCCATGGTAATGATCTTCGGTTTGCTCATGCTGATGTTGCTCGATACCAGTATTAATATGGCCATGCAGCCATTTAAGATGATGGTGGGCGACATGGTAAACGAAGAGCAAAAGGGTAAAGCTTACTCTATCCAGTCGTTCCTGTGTAATGCGGGTAGTGTAGTGGGGTTCCTGTTCCCGTTCATATTTGCCTGGATTGGCCTGAAGAATGTGGCTCCCGAAGGCGTTGTACCCGATACGGTTATCTGGTCGTTCTATATTGGTGCTGCCATTCTTATTCTCTGCGTTATCTATACTACGCTCAAAGTCAAGGAGTGGACGCCTGAGGAGTATGCCGAATACAATCCTGTATCTAACGAGAAAGAAGATTCGGGCAACTGGTTCGTATTGCTTAAGAATGCCCCTTCGGCATTCTGGCGTATCGGCTTGGTGCAGTTCTTCAGTTGGGCTGCTTTCCTTTATATGTGGACATATGTGGTTGATGCAGTGTCGATTACGGTTTGGGATACTGCAGATTCTGCCAGCGAAGCTTATCAGGTGGCTGGTAACTGGACGGGTGTGCTCTATGCCATTCAGGCTATGAGCTCGGTAGCTTGGGCAGCCCTTATTCCACGCTTCAAGAGTATCAAATTGGCTTATGCTGTCAGCATGGCGCTGGGAGGTTTAGGCTTTGCACTTATTCCATTCTGTCCTGGTCAGTACCTGCAGATTGTACCATTCCTGTTTATCGGATGTGCTTGGGCTGCCCAGCTGGCATGTCCGTTCACACTGGTTACTAATGCCTTGCAGGGCTATGGTCACATGGGTGCTTATCTTGGACTCTTCAACGGAACCATTTGTGTGCCTCAGATTGTAGCAGCTTTGTTGGGTGGCTCTATCCTCACACTTGTTGGTAGCAACCAGGCCTATATGATGATTGTATCAGGTATCCTGTTGTTTGCCGGAGCCTGTGCCGTGTTCAATATCAAGACTAAAAAGTGA
- a CDS encoding two-component regulator propeller domain-containing protein encodes MNRLTTIILSCMLSLTMLASGNILTERYNLSYINLENGLPHNNVSSLYTDSNGFLWIATYGGGLVRYDGYGMMSPMLGLKSLSCKSIAEDRFKRLWVTFDEGTNVIDLRTMLTVVPKSPNADLVSLLSQSGVKSYCDALGRIWLITDKRVNLITFAEDGSVAHIASYQYRGNTPEICICDVEGNGKPWVGIDYGIYRMVEKDGKLVREEISTLLHPLYGLYITDILKRGNTVWLTTNHGLFRYDPYLQRLDQTPIQHLSHEFLSSLALMPDNTLLVGSLCGVNIYDDKSGTFTAWTQASNPPLKNDFVHCLLVNDGLIYVGTEAGGIIRLVPRQLLLQNSIHTQDPSSLSPNPVNAMYAAPDGTLWVGTVEGGLNRRVKGERAFIHYTKSNSALPHNSVSTLAADGYGRLWVGTWGGGLCWIDMKNPQTIVRLELPAEQARLTNYIGAMAYDAINGGMWIGSNDGLFFYSFKNKQLIEPFEECQLVRGCIGSIVTRDGHLWMGCMQGVVIVDLKSEKNGQFATRNIRHLLADPTSKIVDKISSFCETSDGTLWLGSNGYGLYKRVVDNDGKEHFDVLTQEDGLVYNGVKGIVEDRNGRLWITTQNGLSVYDPKLQAFTNYSQHDGLISPHFYWNSAIKDASGNICLGSEAGLIEMLDDNTDTHYHGHLTFTRLMVDNQEALAGSGYLTEDISVAKNIWLKEGHRSFSIDFSALDYGYEMQGVYSYRMKGFDNDWVVLKPGEHSVRYSVLPAGNYTFEVNYKSVQTAVEGTTISIEVVVKPYFWRSWWFRMLLSILFIVFLIYLYNRWAAVVKRREAEQLLTPIRRVLEESDDPRQLQSRIQNILDNQERYKQSVTKSVEADKEEVMKSTRPFMERVMEIMETHYMDSEFGVQEFCDALGMSRSVASKHLNAEAGLPVGQFIRNYRLNMAKEMLSSKTTNRNITEIAYAVGFNDPKYFTRCFTKMYGVNPSSWS; translated from the coding sequence GTGAATCGATTAACTACGATTATACTTTCTTGTATGTTGTCGCTGACCATGTTGGCCAGCGGCAACATATTAACTGAGCGGTATAATCTGTCGTATATCAACCTCGAGAACGGCTTGCCGCATAACAATGTCAGTTCGCTTTATACCGATTCTAATGGTTTTTTGTGGATAGCAACATATGGTGGCGGATTAGTGCGTTACGACGGCTATGGTATGATGTCGCCGATGCTTGGTCTGAAGAGCCTGTCGTGCAAGTCGATAGCCGAGGACCGTTTTAAACGCCTGTGGGTTACCTTCGACGAAGGTACGAATGTCATCGACCTGCGTACGATGCTTACTGTCGTTCCCAAATCGCCTAATGCCGATTTGGTGTCGCTGCTTTCTCAGTCAGGTGTAAAATCCTACTGCGATGCTCTTGGACGTATCTGGCTTATTACCGACAAACGCGTTAATCTGATTACTTTTGCCGAAGATGGAAGTGTAGCTCATATTGCCTCATATCAGTATCGAGGTAATACCCCTGAGATATGTATTTGTGATGTTGAAGGAAATGGCAAACCTTGGGTAGGTATCGATTACGGTATCTATCGTATGGTAGAGAAGGATGGCAAACTGGTAAGAGAAGAGATATCTACCTTGCTCCATCCCTTGTATGGTCTTTATATTACCGATATCCTGAAGCGTGGTAATACTGTTTGGCTCACCACTAACCATGGTCTTTTCCGCTACGATCCATATCTGCAGCGTTTGGATCAGACGCCCATCCAGCATCTCTCGCACGAGTTTTTGTCGAGTCTCGCCCTGATGCCAGATAATACACTGTTGGTGGGTTCGCTATGCGGTGTGAACATCTACGACGATAAGTCGGGCACTTTTACGGCTTGGACGCAAGCCAGCAATCCACCACTGAAAAATGATTTTGTGCATTGCTTGCTGGTGAATGATGGATTGATATATGTGGGAACTGAGGCTGGTGGTATCATCAGACTCGTGCCAAGACAGTTGCTGTTGCAGAATAGTATTCACACTCAGGACCCCAGTTCTCTATCTCCCAATCCTGTGAATGCCATGTACGCAGCTCCTGATGGGACACTGTGGGTGGGAACAGTTGAAGGAGGTTTGAATCGCAGAGTTAAAGGCGAACGAGCGTTTATCCATTATACAAAGTCTAATTCAGCCCTGCCGCATAACAGTGTATCTACATTGGCTGCCGATGGCTATGGTCGTTTGTGGGTTGGCACGTGGGGAGGCGGACTCTGTTGGATTGACATGAAGAATCCTCAAACCATTGTCCGTCTTGAGCTTCCTGCCGAACAGGCCCGGTTAACCAATTATATCGGCGCCATGGCTTACGATGCCATTAACGGCGGCATGTGGATTGGTAGTAACGATGGTTTGTTTTTCTATAGTTTTAAAAACAAACAGTTGATAGAACCATTCGAAGAGTGCCAGTTGGTGCGAGGTTGTATAGGCTCGATCGTAACGCGCGATGGTCACTTGTGGATGGGGTGCATGCAAGGTGTTGTGATCGTCGATTTGAAATCAGAGAAGAATGGACAGTTTGCAACTCGCAATATCCGCCATCTTTTGGCCGATCCTACATCCAAAATCGTTGATAAGATTTCTTCGTTTTGCGAAACCAGCGATGGTACTCTGTGGTTGGGTAGTAACGGATACGGCTTGTATAAGCGTGTGGTGGATAATGATGGAAAGGAGCATTTTGATGTGCTGACGCAGGAGGATGGATTGGTATATAATGGCGTGAAAGGCATCGTAGAGGATCGTAATGGCAGATTATGGATTACTACTCAGAATGGTTTGTCGGTCTATGATCCCAAATTGCAGGCTTTTACTAACTACTCACAGCATGATGGATTGATAAGTCCGCATTTCTATTGGAACTCTGCTATAAAGGATGCTTCTGGTAATATTTGCTTGGGTAGCGAGGCAGGATTGATAGAAATGCTTGATGATAATACCGACACCCATTATCATGGTCATCTCACATTCACCCGATTGATGGTGGATAACCAAGAAGCATTAGCAGGCAGTGGCTATTTGACTGAAGACATCTCTGTGGCCAAGAATATCTGGTTGAAGGAGGGACATCGCTCTTTCTCTATTGATTTCTCTGCCCTCGACTATGGCTATGAGATGCAGGGTGTGTACAGCTACCGTATGAAGGGTTTTGATAACGATTGGGTTGTCTTAAAGCCTGGTGAGCATTCGGTGCGCTATAGTGTGTTGCCTGCAGGCAACTACACTTTTGAGGTGAACTATAAGTCGGTCCAGACGGCTGTTGAGGGTACTACCATCTCTATCGAGGTCGTTGTGAAACCGTATTTCTGGCGTAGCTGGTGGTTCCGTATGTTGCTAAGTATCCTGTTTATAGTATTCCTGATATATTTATATAATAGGTGGGCCGCAGTTGTAAAGCGTCGCGAGGCAGAGCAGTTACTGACACCTATCCGCAGGGTTTTGGAAGAGTCTGACGACCCTCGTCAGTTGCAGTCTCGCATCCAGAACATCCTGGATAACCAAGAGCGCTATAAGCAAAGCGTGACCAAGAGTGTGGAGGCCGACAAGGAGGAAGTAATGAAGAGTACACGTCCGTTTATGGAGCGTGTGATGGAGATTATGGAGACGCACTATATGGATTCCGAGTTCGGAGTGCAGGAGTTTTGTGATGCTTTGGGTATGAGCCGTAGTGTAGCCAGCAAGCATCTCAATGCCGAGGCTGGACTGCCTGTTGGACAGTTCATCCGCAATTACCGCTTGAATATGGCTAAGGAGATGTTATCGTCTAAAACCACTAACCGTAATATTACTGAGATAGCCTATGCAGTAGGCTTTAATGATCCTAAATATTTTACGCGCTGTTTTACTAAGATGTATGGTGTCAATCCAAGTTCTTGGTCTTGA